In Thermococcus thioreducens, a genomic segment contains:
- a CDS encoding phosphoribosyltransferase family protein — MSQLKSVQEKLRLVRVLRLLKKTYTYEELSKITGLPITVLNRYVRGKVLPSAERTKELLELLLPYINIEEEVRKRIKFDEYGFFDNMPVLSDTSLMSLIAEEVAGRYMDKNVDKVLTAATDGIALGVHVARELNVDVVYAKKKKEVGVEKFYEVSYVPSASGSVTTLYLPQWALRKGENVLIVDDVIRSGETQRALLEMCRQAGAKPVGMFFLISVGDVIDHLKEEYSIPVESLIRLE; from the coding sequence ATGAGTCAGCTAAAGTCGGTCCAGGAAAAGCTCAGACTGGTCAGGGTGCTCCGACTGCTTAAGAAGACCTACACCTACGAGGAACTGTCCAAGATAACCGGCCTTCCCATCACTGTGCTCAACAGGTACGTGAGGGGGAAGGTCCTTCCGAGTGCCGAGAGAACCAAGGAGCTCCTTGAACTGCTCCTCCCGTACATCAACATAGAGGAGGAAGTTAGAAAGAGGATAAAATTTGACGAGTACGGATTTTTTGACAACATGCCGGTGCTCAGCGATACATCCCTTATGAGCCTCATCGCAGAGGAGGTGGCTGGCAGATACATGGACAAGAACGTGGACAAAGTCCTCACCGCCGCAACCGACGGAATCGCCCTCGGTGTCCACGTGGCCAGGGAACTCAACGTTGACGTTGTATACGCCAAGAAGAAAAAGGAGGTCGGAGTCGAGAAGTTCTACGAGGTCAGCTACGTTCCGAGCGCCTCTGGAAGCGTAACAACCCTGTACCTTCCCCAGTGGGCGCTCAGAAAGGGCGAAAACGTCCTCATAGTCGATGACGTGATAAGGAGCGGTGAGACCCAGAGGGCTCTCCTTGAGATGTGCAGACAGGCGGGGGCAAAACCCGTGGGCATGTTCTTCCTCATAAGCGTCGGTGATGTCATCGACCACCTCAAGGAGGAGTACAGCATCCCGGTGGAGAGCCTCATAAGGCTGGAGTGA
- the rpsB gene encoding 30S ribosomal protein S2 — protein MEEYLVPLDQYLAAGVHIGTQQKTQDMKKFIYRVRQDGLYVLDVRKTDERLRIAGKFLAKFDPANILAVSVRLYGQKPVKKFGDVTGARAIPGRFLPGTMTNPQVKNFMEPDVLIVTDPRADHQAMKEAIEIGIPIVALVDTENFLSYVDVAIPTNNKGRKALALIYWILAREILYNRKEIESREDFKVPVEDFEMRIIRT, from the coding sequence ATGGAGGAATACCTTGTTCCACTCGACCAGTACCTTGCCGCCGGTGTCCATATAGGCACCCAGCAGAAGACCCAGGACATGAAAAAGTTCATCTACCGCGTTAGGCAGGATGGTCTTTACGTCCTCGACGTCAGGAAGACCGACGAGAGGCTCAGGATAGCCGGTAAGTTCCTTGCCAAGTTCGATCCGGCCAACATACTCGCCGTCAGCGTCAGGCTCTACGGCCAGAAGCCGGTCAAGAAGTTTGGTGACGTTACCGGTGCCAGGGCCATTCCGGGACGCTTCCTGCCCGGAACTATGACCAACCCGCAGGTCAAGAACTTCATGGAGCCTGATGTCCTCATAGTCACTGACCCGAGGGCCGACCACCAGGCCATGAAGGAGGCCATCGAAATAGGAATCCCGATAGTTGCCCTCGTCGACACCGAGAACTTCCTCAGCTACGTCGATGTTGCGATTCCTACCAACAACAAGGGGAGGAAGGCCCTCGCGCTCATCTACTGGATACTCGCCAGGGAGATACTCTACAACAGGAAGGAGATAGAGAGCAGGGAGGACTTCAAGGTTCCTGTTGAGGACTTTGAGATGAGGATCATCAGAACCTGA
- a CDS encoding PadR family transcriptional regulator yields the protein MTTPMERLKNKITKEVLWLYILRLLKERPMYAYELKERIKEAFNFEPATVSSYVVLYKLEKEGYVTAEWQESETGKPSRKYYRLTPEGEKLLEEGIAFLENMLSKLRE from the coding sequence ATGACGACCCCGATGGAGAGGCTCAAAAACAAGATAACAAAGGAAGTCTTGTGGCTCTACATTCTCCGGCTCCTAAAGGAGAGGCCAATGTACGCTTACGAGCTCAAGGAGAGAATAAAGGAAGCCTTCAACTTCGAGCCCGCAACGGTCAGTTCGTACGTCGTTCTCTACAAGCTGGAGAAGGAAGGATACGTTACCGCAGAATGGCAGGAGAGCGAAACGGGAAAACCGTCCAGGAAGTACTACAGGCTCACCCCAGAGGGGGAGAAGCTCCTGGAGGAAGGCATAGCTTTTCTTGAGAATATGCTCTCAAAGCTCAGGGAGTGA
- a CDS encoding 50S ribosomal protein L18e, producing the protein MVKRTGPTDINLRRLIRYLRKKSNEEGVKIWKDIAWRLERPRRQRAEVNVSRINRYTKDGDTVIVPGSVLGAGKLEHKVTVAAWKFSETAKRKIVEAGGEVLTIEELIERNPKGSGVIIME; encoded by the coding sequence ATGGTCAAGAGAACCGGACCCACTGACATCAATCTGAGGAGGCTCATCCGCTACCTCAGAAAGAAGTCTAACGAGGAAGGGGTTAAGATCTGGAAGGACATCGCCTGGCGCCTTGAGAGGCCCAGGAGGCAGAGGGCTGAGGTTAACGTCAGCAGGATCAACCGCTACACCAAGGATGGTGACACCGTCATCGTCCCCGGAAGCGTCCTCGGTGCAGGAAAGCTTGAGCACAAGGTCACCGTTGCTGCCTGGAAGTTCAGCGAGACGGCCAAAAGGAAGATAGTTGAGGCCGGTGGAGAGGTCCTCACGATTGAGGAGCTCATCGAGAGGAACCCGAAGGGTAGTGGAGTAATCATAATGGAGTGA
- a CDS encoding lipopolysaccharide biosynthesis protein → MSYERRVILRHSLASVVALGLTGLTRFLYSAVVARRFGIEALGAANSLISQAFFLAIPLSFFAIALGKYASEFLGAGKTDSIRSITLPSFLLPLVGLLLIPLNLYLGILATLRGIQLTLRNFLYGIHRGEHYAYIITLAFVGFLVGFLFPNVFAPYLLFLGLIAVFSAAYLVRFDFVGKPRTSEIGLLISYSAFAFLGTLSGVFLIQGPYFMSEYLSSPEVAGRVSAILSAAFLLTYLPQILQSAIMPLFSYKYGRNESDYVKLLAEKTTSILILVTGVAVFVLMLLGREVLSAIFGFDVGSAFYLALMAMEVYIAYNPSIVALNSTAYVRRGTLVALLGAFAVFLSWFYLIPAFGAMGVMAGLILGYCLILAGVAHYARALLDISPRIYVPLALALLLQSLVFLSKFALLGGFLLFLAYNRKEITDGISLVKSFRGRES, encoded by the coding sequence ATGAGCTACGAGCGCCGGGTCATTCTACGCCATTCGCTCGCATCGGTGGTCGCCCTGGGCCTCACTGGGCTAACTAGGTTTCTGTACAGCGCAGTAGTCGCTAGGCGCTTTGGCATTGAGGCTCTTGGGGCGGCGAACTCCCTTATATCCCAGGCGTTTTTCTTAGCCATCCCGTTGAGCTTCTTTGCGATAGCCCTTGGCAAATACGCCTCTGAATTCTTGGGGGCCGGCAAAACTGATTCAATACGCTCAATAACCCTTCCCTCATTCCTCCTCCCGCTTGTTGGACTGCTCCTCATCCCTTTAAATCTCTACCTAGGAATCCTTGCAACACTCAGAGGAATTCAGCTGACCCTCAGGAACTTTCTTTACGGCATCCACCGGGGGGAGCACTACGCGTACATAATAACACTGGCCTTTGTGGGTTTTCTGGTGGGGTTTTTATTCCCCAACGTCTTCGCGCCGTACCTGCTCTTCCTTGGGCTGATTGCGGTTTTCTCTGCCGCTTATCTGGTGAGGTTTGACTTCGTTGGAAAGCCCAGAACTAGCGAGATAGGTCTCCTCATCTCATATTCGGCCTTTGCGTTTTTGGGTACCCTATCAGGTGTATTCCTGATACAGGGTCCCTATTTTATGAGTGAATATTTATCCAGCCCGGAGGTTGCTGGGAGAGTGTCGGCGATACTCTCCGCGGCCTTTCTTCTGACGTATCTCCCCCAGATCCTTCAGTCGGCCATAATGCCCCTCTTTTCCTACAAGTACGGGAGAAATGAGAGCGACTACGTTAAACTCCTCGCCGAGAAGACCACGTCCATTTTGATACTCGTGACCGGTGTTGCAGTCTTTGTTCTCATGTTGCTCGGCAGGGAGGTTCTCTCGGCAATATTTGGCTTCGATGTGGGTTCCGCTTTCTACCTGGCCCTTATGGCTATGGAGGTCTACATAGCTTACAACCCCAGCATAGTCGCCCTGAACTCAACGGCCTATGTCAGGAGAGGGACACTTGTTGCTCTCCTCGGTGCCTTTGCAGTTTTCCTTTCGTGGTTCTACCTCATACCTGCATTTGGAGCTATGGGTGTGATGGCGGGCTTGATACTTGGTTACTGCCTCATACTCGCAGGCGTTGCCCACTATGCAAGAGCCCTTCTGGATATATCCCCCAGAATATACGTTCCACTGGCCTTGGCGTTGCTTCTCCAGTCCCTGGTGTTCCTGTCAAAGTTTGCTCTACTGGGAGGATTTCTGCTTTTCCTTGCTTACAATAGAAAGGAGATAACGGATGGAATAAGTCTGGTCAAATCTTTCCGTGGTAGAGAATCCTGA
- a CDS encoding Lrp/AsnC family transcriptional regulator has protein sequence MIEAFVLVVVKPGTEEKVYSALSKEERIKEIYRVYGEYDIIIRVEVENIHELDRFHDEVLRKVKNIEMTETLIASSYRG, from the coding sequence ATGATCGAGGCCTTCGTGCTGGTTGTTGTTAAGCCCGGAACCGAGGAGAAAGTATACAGCGCCCTCTCAAAGGAGGAACGGATAAAGGAGATATACCGCGTCTATGGAGAGTACGACATCATAATCCGGGTGGAAGTTGAGAACATCCATGAGCTTGACAGGTTCCATGATGAGGTGCTGAGAAAAGTGAAAAACATAGAGATGACGGAAACGCTGATAGCCAGCTCGTACAGGGGGTGA
- the rplM gene encoding 50S ribosomal protein L13, producing MRIINAEGLILGRLASKVAKMLLEGEEVIIVNADKAIITGNREDIFAKYKQRTELRTRTNPRRGPFYPKRSDEIVRRTVRGMLPWKTDRGRKAFKRLKVYVGVPKEFEGRELETIIEAHMSRLATPKYVTVGEVAKFLGGKF from the coding sequence ATGAGGATAATTAACGCTGAAGGACTCATACTCGGAAGGCTCGCCTCGAAGGTCGCCAAGATGCTCCTTGAGGGCGAGGAAGTCATCATAGTCAACGCCGACAAGGCCATCATCACCGGAAACCGCGAGGACATCTTCGCCAAGTACAAGCAGAGGACCGAGCTGAGAACCAGGACCAACCCGAGGAGGGGTCCGTTCTATCCAAAGAGGAGCGACGAGATCGTCAGGAGAACCGTCAGGGGAATGCTTCCATGGAAGACCGACCGCGGAAGGAAGGCCTTCAAGAGGCTCAAGGTCTATGTCGGCGTTCCGAAGGAGTTCGAGGGAAGAGAGCTTGAGACCATAATCGAGGCCCACATGTCGAGGCTCGCAACTCCGAAGTACGTTACCGTTGGCGAGGTTGCCAAGTTCCTCGGTGGAAAGTTCTGA
- a CDS encoding damage-control phosphatase, with protein MKIHYECIACTVAQAQKITEMSTEDVEMRKRAMVFLANRLGEFFREDSVPATDGGRLFLELYDFLGDDDPFGEYKRISTGLARSVAAEVRRVGDIKRALKLAIAGNTIDFAVSYGPKKIGNDLFDLASRELYIDQSDELLMELERAKTLLYLVDNCGEIYFDRIFIELIRREFPALDVYVAAKEGPIINDATVEDLREAGFDKIARVISTGSRLPGAPLEYASPEFLRLFERADVIIAKGQANFETLSDLGDGRIFFLLRAKCSPISRELGVPKGALVCMRSKF; from the coding sequence ATGAAGATTCACTACGAATGTATCGCGTGCACGGTCGCTCAGGCTCAGAAAATAACCGAGATGAGCACAGAAGACGTGGAGATGCGCAAGAGAGCTATGGTATTCCTCGCAAACAGGCTGGGAGAGTTCTTCAGAGAGGATTCGGTTCCGGCCACGGACGGGGGCAGGCTGTTCCTTGAGCTCTACGATTTTCTGGGAGACGATGATCCGTTCGGGGAGTATAAGAGAATTTCCACAGGGCTTGCAAGGAGCGTGGCGGCGGAGGTGCGTAGGGTTGGTGACATAAAACGGGCCCTGAAGCTTGCCATCGCGGGGAACACCATAGACTTTGCTGTTAGTTATGGCCCAAAGAAGATTGGAAACGACCTCTTCGACCTTGCTTCCAGGGAGCTTTACATTGACCAGAGCGATGAGCTCTTGATGGAGCTTGAGCGGGCGAAAACGCTCCTCTACCTGGTGGACAACTGCGGTGAGATATACTTTGACAGGATATTCATAGAGCTTATACGCAGGGAGTTTCCGGCTCTTGATGTGTACGTGGCCGCCAAGGAGGGACCGATAATCAACGACGCAACGGTTGAAGACCTCCGGGAGGCCGGATTTGATAAGATTGCGAGGGTCATTTCTACGGGTTCAAGGCTTCCAGGGGCGCCTTTGGAGTATGCGTCCCCGGAATTCTTGCGGCTCTTTGAGAGGGCCGATGTAATAATTGCAAAGGGGCAGGCGAATTTTGAGACCCTAAGTGACCTCGGTGACGGCAGGATATTTTTCCTCCTCAGGGCAAAATGTTCCCCAATTTCAAGAGAGCTGGGCGTCCCAAAGGGGGCGCTGGTTTGCATGCGGTCAAAATTTTAG
- a CDS encoding 30S ribosomal protein S9 produces MKVIQTAGKRKTAIARATIREGKGRVRINHKPVEIIEPEIARFTIMEPLVLAGEEIVSKVDIDVKVEGGGFMGQAEAARVAIARALVEWTNDMNLKEKFMKYDRTMLVGDSRRTEPHKPNRSTKGPRAKRQKSYR; encoded by the coding sequence ATGAAGGTCATCCAGACTGCTGGTAAGAGGAAGACGGCCATCGCGAGGGCCACCATCCGGGAAGGAAAGGGTCGCGTCAGGATCAACCACAAGCCAGTTGAGATCATCGAGCCGGAAATCGCGCGCTTCACTATCATGGAACCGCTTGTCCTCGCCGGGGAGGAGATAGTCAGCAAGGTTGACATCGACGTCAAGGTCGAGGGCGGAGGCTTCATGGGACAGGCAGAGGCCGCGCGCGTTGCCATAGCCAGGGCCCTCGTCGAGTGGACCAACGACATGAACCTCAAGGAAAAGTTTATGAAGTACGACAGGACCATGCTCGTCGGGGACAGCAGGCGCACCGAACCGCACAAGCCCAACCGCTCAACCAAGGGTCCCAGGGCGAAGAGGCAGAAGTCCTACCGCTGA
- a CDS encoding DNA-directed RNA polymerase subunit K gives MFRYTRFEKARIIGARALQIAMGAPILIDVPEGITPLDAALLEFEKGIIPLTVIRPS, from the coding sequence ATGTTCAGGTACACGAGATTTGAAAAGGCCCGTATAATTGGAGCAAGGGCCCTCCAGATAGCGATGGGTGCGCCCATACTCATCGACGTCCCGGAAGGAATCACGCCGCTCGACGCCGCGCTGCTTGAGTTTGAGAAGGGAATAATCCCCCTCACCGTAATCAGGCCGAGCTGA
- the mtnP gene encoding S-methyl-5'-thioadenosine phosphorylase, with protein MPRIAIIGGSGVYDPKLLQNVREEFVSTPYGKVRVKIGEYGGEEIAFLARHGEGHSVPPHKINYRANIWALYELGVERILSTSAVGSLNEAMKPGDFVILDQLIDFTKTRHYTFYDGDESPHDRKFVAHVDFTDPYCPELRKALITAARELGFEYHPTGTYACMEGPRFETRAEIRALKILGADVVGMTQCPEAALARELEMCYASVAIVTNFAAGISREKLTHTEVVELMAKKSEEIKYLLMKSIKYIPKERHCACKDALKGATGE; from the coding sequence ATGCCGAGGATAGCAATTATTGGAGGTTCCGGAGTCTACGACCCCAAGCTGCTCCAGAACGTCAGGGAGGAGTTCGTAAGCACCCCCTACGGAAAGGTCAGGGTGAAGATAGGTGAATACGGTGGCGAGGAAATAGCGTTCCTAGCAAGGCACGGCGAGGGACACAGCGTTCCCCCCCACAAGATCAACTACCGTGCCAACATATGGGCCCTTTACGAGCTCGGTGTGGAGAGGATTCTCTCAACTTCGGCAGTGGGCTCGCTCAACGAGGCCATGAAGCCGGGCGACTTCGTTATCCTCGACCAGCTTATTGACTTCACCAAGACGAGGCACTACACCTTCTACGATGGCGACGAGAGCCCTCACGACAGAAAGTTTGTGGCCCACGTTGACTTCACCGACCCCTACTGCCCGGAGCTGAGAAAGGCACTGATAACGGCCGCGAGGGAGCTTGGGTTTGAATACCACCCAACGGGAACCTACGCCTGCATGGAAGGCCCGAGGTTCGAGACAAGGGCGGAGATAAGGGCCCTTAAAATACTCGGCGCCGACGTCGTTGGCATGACCCAGTGCCCGGAGGCGGCCCTGGCGAGGGAGCTTGAGATGTGCTACGCCAGCGTGGCCATAGTCACCAACTTCGCCGCGGGGATAAGCAGGGAGAAGCTCACCCACACCGAGGTCGTCGAGCTGATGGCCAAAAAGAGCGAGGAGATCAAGTACCTCCTGATGAAGTCCATCAAGTACATTCCAAAGGAGCGCCACTGCGCCTGCAAGGATGCCCTGAAGGGCGCGACCGGGGAGTGA
- a CDS encoding YkgJ family cysteine cluster protein — protein sequence MEKRWVATIHLDTLEVEHDLSFKFKCVESCGKCCYELEIPVRDEDIARIEDLGYNAWEFVDYEKMFYRGDKFLSYALKKRPFDGGCVFLDPETMRCRIYGKRPLACRLYPFVFVKQGRVMEVYVKMDSFCPGLDHPEGEPITREFILREYGDVVEEYRRKVVKSQE from the coding sequence TTGGAAAAGAGGTGGGTTGCAACGATCCACCTCGACACCCTCGAAGTCGAGCATGACCTTTCTTTTAAATTTAAGTGCGTCGAAAGCTGTGGAAAGTGCTGCTACGAGCTTGAGATACCGGTTAGAGATGAGGACATAGCGAGGATAGAGGACCTCGGCTACAACGCCTGGGAATTCGTGGACTATGAAAAGATGTTTTACCGGGGTGATAAGTTCCTGAGCTATGCACTCAAAAAGCGTCCCTTTGACGGCGGATGTGTCTTTCTCGACCCCGAAACCATGAGGTGCCGGATATACGGGAAGAGACCCTTGGCATGCAGGCTGTATCCCTTCGTCTTCGTGAAGCAGGGAAGAGTTATGGAAGTATACGTCAAAATGGACTCCTTCTGTCCAGGCCTCGACCACCCTGAAGGCGAACCAATAACCCGGGAGTTCATCCTGAGGGAATACGGCGATGTTGTGGAGGAGTACCGCAGAAAGGTTGTGAAGAGCCAAGAGTGA
- a CDS encoding FUN14 domain-containing protein gives MEFNVNAMVGDIGVGGVVGFVTGYALKKLMKLALALIGAYVLSLFWLQQKGVITVNQDRLFNLASGWTSEIIGLSDKVLGILPGTGAFVVGFYLGFQKG, from the coding sequence ATGGAGTTCAACGTAAATGCAATGGTGGGTGACATTGGGGTTGGGGGCGTTGTGGGTTTTGTCACAGGATATGCCCTGAAAAAACTAATGAAGCTCGCACTGGCCCTTATAGGGGCCTATGTCCTGAGCCTGTTCTGGCTCCAGCAGAAGGGAGTCATAACGGTGAACCAGGACAGGCTGTTTAACCTTGCCAGTGGATGGACAAGTGAGATAATCGGCCTGTCCGACAAAGTTCTGGGGATACTTCCTGGAACTGGGGCGTTTGTCGTGGGATTCTATCTGGGCTTCCAAAAAGGTTAA
- a CDS encoding 50S ribosomal protein L40e: MARFPEAEARIFRKYICMRCGATNPWKARKCRKCGYKGLRPKAREPRGGMGR; this comes from the coding sequence ATGGCGAGATTCCCAGAGGCTGAGGCCAGAATCTTTAGGAAGTACATCTGCATGCGCTGCGGCGCTACCAACCCGTGGAAGGCCAGGAAGTGCAGAAAGTGTGGCTACAAGGGTCTCCGCCCGAAGGCGAGAGAGCCGCGCGGTGGAATGGGACGCTGA
- a CDS encoding signal recognition particle protein Srp54, with protein MALEKLGKALNNALRKLARSGTVDEALIKEVVRDIQRALIQADVNVRMVLQLTKTIEKRALEEKPPAGASKKEHIIQIVYEELTKFLGKEAKPLEIKDKPTVLLTVGIQGSGKTTSVAKLARHLQKRGYRVGLVCSDTWRPGAYYQLKQLVEPFGIEVFGDPEEKDAVKLAREGVEYFKGKGVDVIIVDSAGRHKEETGLIEEMKQISEAIKPHEVILVIDGTIGQQAYNQALAFKEATPIGSIIVTKLDGSAKGGGALSAVAATGAPIKFIGVGERIDDLEPFDPKRFVSRLLGMGDIEGLLQKLEELQKAQEFKEEDLEKFLKGKFNLKDMYAQLEAMQKMGPLKQILQMIPGLGYSLPDDAVKVGEEKLKRYRIIMDSMTEEELEHPEIINYSRIKRIARGSGTSTQEVRELLHQYNQMRKMFKSMDKRKLSKMARKFNFGGFGI; from the coding sequence ATGGCCTTAGAGAAGCTAGGGAAGGCACTCAACAATGCCCTCAGGAAGCTCGCCCGTTCCGGCACAGTTGACGAGGCCCTCATAAAAGAGGTCGTGAGGGACATACAGAGGGCGCTCATCCAGGCGGACGTTAACGTTAGGATGGTCCTCCAGTTGACGAAGACGATAGAGAAGAGGGCGCTTGAAGAGAAGCCTCCAGCGGGAGCATCAAAGAAGGAGCACATAATCCAGATAGTCTATGAGGAGCTCACAAAGTTCCTCGGAAAGGAGGCCAAGCCCCTCGAAATAAAGGATAAGCCGACTGTTCTGCTCACCGTTGGTATCCAGGGATCGGGCAAGACTACGAGCGTGGCGAAGCTGGCGAGACATCTCCAGAAGAGGGGCTACAGAGTAGGCCTCGTCTGTTCGGACACCTGGCGTCCCGGTGCCTATTACCAGCTCAAACAGCTCGTTGAACCCTTTGGGATAGAGGTCTTCGGCGACCCCGAAGAGAAAGATGCCGTCAAACTGGCCCGCGAGGGCGTTGAGTACTTCAAAGGCAAGGGTGTGGACGTCATAATAGTGGACTCGGCCGGAAGACACAAAGAGGAAACCGGCCTCATCGAGGAGATGAAGCAAATAAGCGAGGCAATAAAGCCCCATGAGGTGATTCTGGTCATTGATGGAACCATCGGCCAGCAGGCCTACAACCAGGCGCTTGCGTTCAAGGAGGCAACGCCGATAGGCTCAATAATAGTCACCAAACTCGACGGTTCTGCCAAAGGTGGCGGGGCACTCTCTGCTGTTGCCGCTACCGGGGCGCCCATAAAGTTCATAGGCGTCGGGGAGAGGATAGACGACCTTGAGCCCTTCGACCCCAAACGCTTCGTATCCAGACTGCTCGGCATGGGCGACATAGAAGGCCTGCTTCAGAAGCTTGAGGAGCTCCAGAAGGCCCAGGAGTTCAAAGAGGAGGACCTTGAGAAGTTCCTCAAGGGCAAGTTCAACCTCAAGGACATGTACGCCCAGCTTGAGGCAATGCAGAAAATGGGGCCGCTAAAGCAGATACTCCAGATGATTCCGGGGCTCGGGTACTCCCTGCCCGATGATGCTGTCAAAGTCGGAGAGGAGAAGCTGAAGAGGTACAGGATAATAATGGACTCGATGACGGAGGAGGAGCTCGAACACCCGGAGATAATCAACTATTCGAGGATAAAGAGAATCGCCAGAGGTTCCGGAACCAGCACCCAGGAGGTCAGGGAACTGCTCCACCAGTACAACCAGATGAGGAAGATGTTCAAGAGCATGGACAAGAGAAAGCTTTCTAAGATGGCAAGGAAATTTAACTTTGGGGGGTTTGGGATATGA
- a CDS encoding metallophosphoesterase family protein has protein sequence MVYVAVLANVNGNLPALAKAIEKIEVLKEEGYEIEKYYILGNIVGLFPYPREILDTLDDLIRNNEVSVIRGEFDQVIAESDPHAEGPDYIGRVNYPEHIKLALKYTWEKLGHEGREFIRDLPVYLVDRIGKNDIFGVYGSPLDPFGGKVLPEQPTSYYETIMRPMKDYEILFVASPRYPVNAMTRYGRVICPGSIGFPPGREHKATFALVDVDTLHTKFIEVDYDKKLIEERIRREGLPEELVRILYHGKI, from the coding sequence ATGGTGTACGTCGCGGTTCTGGCAAACGTTAACGGCAACCTTCCCGCCCTTGCAAAGGCCATCGAGAAGATAGAGGTTCTCAAAGAGGAGGGTTATGAGATCGAGAAGTACTACATCCTTGGAAACATAGTTGGCCTGTTCCCTTATCCGAGGGAGATCCTGGATACCCTCGACGACCTCATAAGGAACAATGAGGTTAGCGTAATCCGTGGCGAGTTCGACCAGGTCATAGCGGAGAGCGACCCCCACGCCGAGGGGCCCGACTACATTGGCCGTGTGAACTACCCAGAGCACATCAAGCTGGCCCTGAAGTACACGTGGGAAAAGCTCGGCCACGAGGGCAGGGAGTTTATACGCGACCTGCCCGTTTATCTGGTCGACAGGATTGGAAAGAACGACATTTTTGGCGTCTACGGAAGTCCTCTGGATCCGTTCGGAGGAAAAGTCCTCCCGGAGCAGCCGACGAGCTACTACGAGACAATAATGCGTCCCATGAAAGACTACGAGATACTCTTCGTGGCATCACCGAGGTATCCGGTCAACGCCATGACCCGCTACGGAAGGGTCATCTGCCCGGGAAGCATAGGATTCCCACCTGGAAGGGAGCACAAGGCCACGTTCGCCCTCGTGGATGTTGATACACTCCACACAAAGTTCATAGAGGTTGACTACGACAAGAAACTCATAGAGGAGAGGATACGCAGGGAAGGCCTGCCAGAGGAGCTCGTCAGGATTCTCTACCACGGAAAGATTTGA
- a CDS encoding Lrp/AsnC family transcriptional regulator produces MVDELDLRILSLLQENARLSYREIARELKVAVGTVYNRIKRMEEEGVIRGFAPILDYEKLGFGLTTVIGVKAQGRKIVEIEREIARNDRVVMVYDITGEFDIVVVAKFKDRADMNRFVKWLLSLEGVEKTNTSVAMQVVKEDLRLKLTED; encoded by the coding sequence ATGGTGGATGAACTGGATCTTAGGATACTCTCTCTGCTTCAGGAGAATGCCAGGTTATCCTATCGTGAGATAGCGCGTGAGCTAAAGGTCGCTGTTGGGACAGTGTACAACCGCATCAAGAGGATGGAGGAGGAGGGAGTAATCCGGGGATTTGCACCGATTCTTGACTATGAGAAGCTTGGCTTTGGTCTCACCACGGTGATAGGGGTTAAGGCCCAGGGCAGGAAGATAGTTGAAATAGAACGGGAAATAGCCCGCAACGATCGGGTTGTGATGGTGTACGACATCACCGGGGAGTTCGACATAGTTGTGGTGGCCAAGTTCAAAGATAGGGCCGATATGAACCGCTTCGTCAAGTGGCTTCTCTCGCTGGAGGGTGTGGAAAAAACGAACACGAGCGTGGCAATGCAGGTTGTCAAGGAAGATCTGCGGCTTAAGCTAACGGAGGACTAA
- a CDS encoding DNA-directed RNA polymerase subunit N, which translates to MIVPVRCFTCGKVIGDKYYEFKARVEKGEDPEKVLDDLGIERYCCRRTLLSHVELIDQVMVYRVY; encoded by the coding sequence GTGATAGTTCCCGTCAGGTGCTTCACGTGTGGAAAGGTCATAGGAGACAAATACTACGAGTTCAAGGCCCGAGTTGAGAAGGGCGAGGATCCCGAAAAGGTCCTCGACGACCTCGGGATCGAGAGGTACTGCTGCAGGAGAACCCTGCTGAGCCACGTCGAGCTCATAGATCAGGTAATGGTATACAGGGTATACTGA